A region from the Mycobacterium heidelbergense genome encodes:
- a CDS encoding PPE family protein produces the protein MDFAFLPPEINSGRMYTGPGSGPLLAAAGSWDSLSAELGITAGICESVLSALTGLYWHGPASDAMAATVTRHLGWLRATAEQATQTAMQARAAAAAYELAHAMTVPPAAVAANRTQLAALIATNFFGQNSAAIAATEAQYGEYWAQDATAMSGYAAGSAAARQLTPFSFPEQTADPDGPAAQDAAVTSPVSQSIIPTDLTVLDVIQATGTTFSGIWKMEATPTGIIGADKDLGILPKLGTATAEVTAAPPPSGAASGVGTVTATLARGGAIGSMSVPSDWAAPPSSPGATVSNGGAPTPSGTGEPARMPGIPGMPGGAVSRATSVVPRYGARLTVMSRPPAAG, from the coding sequence ATGGATTTCGCTTTTTTGCCACCGGAGATCAACTCCGGCCGGATGTATACCGGCCCCGGGTCGGGCCCGCTCTTGGCCGCCGCGGGAAGCTGGGATTCGCTGTCGGCCGAGCTGGGCATCACGGCCGGGATCTGCGAATCGGTGCTGTCGGCCCTCACCGGCCTGTACTGGCACGGCCCCGCGTCGGACGCGATGGCGGCCACCGTCACCCGCCATCTGGGTTGGTTGCGTGCGACCGCGGAACAAGCGACGCAGACGGCGATGCAGGCCCGGGCGGCCGCGGCGGCCTACGAGTTGGCGCACGCGATGACGGTGCCCCCGGCGGCGGTCGCGGCGAACCGCACCCAGCTGGCCGCGCTGATCGCGACGAACTTCTTCGGCCAGAACAGCGCGGCGATCGCGGCCACCGAGGCGCAGTACGGCGAATATTGGGCCCAGGACGCCACCGCGATGTCCGGCTACGCCGCGGGCTCGGCGGCGGCGAGGCAGTTGACGCCCTTTTCGTTTCCCGAGCAGACCGCCGACCCGGACGGGCCGGCCGCTCAGGACGCCGCGGTCACAAGCCCTGTGTCACAGTCGATTATCCCCACGGACTTGACCGTCCTCGACGTCATTCAGGCTACCGGCACCACGTTCAGCGGCATCTGGAAAATGGAAGCCACCCCCACCGGGATCATCGGGGCCGACAAGGATTTGGGCATATTGCCCAAACTGGGCACGGCGACAGCCGAGGTCACGGCCGCGCCCCCGCCGAGCGGTGCCGCGTCGGGCGTTGGCACCGTAACGGCCACCCTCGCCCGCGGCGGCGCGATCGGGTCGATGTCCGTGCCGAGCGACTGGGCGGCGCCGCCGAGCAGCCCCGGTGCGACTGTGTCGAACGGCGGAGCACCGACCCCCTCGGGGACCGGCGAGCCGGCCCGAATGCCCGGCATACCGGGGATGCCTGGAGGGGCGGTCTCGCGAGCCACGAGCGTCGTCCCCCGCTACGGCGCCCGACTCACGGTGATGTCACGCCCGCCGGCCGCCGGGTGA
- the hisN gene encoding histidinol-phosphatase, with protein sequence MSQDDLTLALALADRADALTAARFGALDLRVDTKPDLTPVTDADRAVEADLRDALRRERPADDVVGEEFGGTPTFSGRQWIIDPIDGTKNFVRGVPVWASLIALLEDGVPSVGVVSAPALRRRWWAARGRGAFAAVGCGPPRRLSVSSVARLDSASLSFSSLSGWAQRGLRDRFIELTDAVWRVRAYGDFLSYCLVAEGAVDIAAEPEVSVWDLAALDVLIREAGGAFTGLDGAAGPHRGSAVATNGLLHERVLTSLRAASL encoded by the coding sequence ATGAGTCAGGACGATCTGACGCTGGCGCTCGCGCTGGCCGACCGCGCCGACGCGCTGACCGCCGCCCGGTTCGGGGCGCTCGACCTGCGCGTCGATACCAAACCGGATCTGACGCCGGTCACCGATGCCGATCGCGCGGTCGAGGCCGACCTGCGTGACGCGCTTCGGCGCGAACGGCCGGCGGACGACGTCGTCGGCGAGGAGTTCGGCGGAACGCCGACGTTCAGCGGACGCCAGTGGATCATCGACCCGATCGACGGCACCAAGAACTTCGTGCGCGGCGTGCCGGTGTGGGCCAGCCTGATCGCGTTGCTCGAAGACGGCGTCCCCTCGGTCGGCGTGGTGAGCGCGCCGGCCCTGCGGCGGCGGTGGTGGGCGGCGCGCGGCCGGGGCGCGTTCGCCGCGGTCGGCTGCGGCCCGCCGCGCCGGCTGTCGGTGTCGTCGGTGGCGCGGCTCGATTCGGCCAGCCTCTCGTTTTCCAGTCTGTCGGGATGGGCGCAGCGCGGCTTGCGCGACCGCTTCATCGAGCTGACCGATGCGGTGTGGCGGGTGCGGGCCTACGGCGACTTCCTGTCCTATTGCCTGGTCGCCGAGGGGGCCGTCGACATCGCCGCCGAACCGGAGGTGTCGGTGTGGGACCTGGCGGCGCTCGACGTCTTGATCCGCGAGGCGGGCGGGGCGTTCACCGGCCTGGACGGCGCCGCGGGCCCGCACCGCGGCAGCGCCGTCGCGACGAACGGCCTGCTGCACGAACGCGTCCTCACCAGCCTGCGGGCGGCGTCCCTGTGA
- a CDS encoding acyl-CoA dehydrogenase family protein, whose protein sequence is MTDTVNTSQRSRSRWKRRGRKTGVGLQPHKRTGIDITLALLTPIVGQEFLDKYHLRDPLNRGLRYGTRTIFSTAGAASRQFKRVQNLRGGPTRLKSSGKDYFDLTPDDEQKMIVETLEDFAAEVLRPAAHDADETATYPPDLIAKAAELGITAINIPEDFEGIAAHRSSVTNVLAAEALAYGDMGLALPILAPGGVASALTHWGSADQQATYLPEFAGDNVPQACVAIAEPQPLFDPTRLKTTAVRTPSGYRLDGVKSLIPAAADAELFIVGAQLNGKPALFIVESSTKGLAVKADPSMGIRAAALGRVELSGVSVPLNARLGEDEATDTDYSEAIALSRLGWAALAVGTSHAVLDYVIPYVKERQAFGEPIAHRQAVAFMCANIAIELDGLRLITWRGAARAEQGLPFTREAALAKRLGADKGMQIGLDGVQLLGGHGYTKEHPVERWYRDLRAIGVAEGVVVI, encoded by the coding sequence ATGACCGACACAGTCAACACGTCACAACGCTCTCGCTCGCGGTGGAAGCGGCGCGGCCGCAAGACCGGGGTCGGGCTGCAACCGCACAAACGGACCGGGATCGACATCACCCTGGCGCTGCTGACCCCGATCGTCGGCCAGGAGTTCCTGGACAAATACCACCTGCGCGACCCGCTCAACCGCGGCCTGCGCTACGGGACGAGGACGATATTCTCCACCGCCGGCGCCGCTTCCCGGCAGTTCAAGCGGGTCCAGAACCTTCGCGGTGGACCGACCCGGCTCAAGTCCAGCGGCAAGGACTACTTCGACCTGACGCCCGACGACGAGCAGAAGATGATCGTCGAGACCCTCGAGGACTTCGCCGCCGAGGTGTTGCGGCCCGCGGCTCACGACGCCGACGAGACGGCGACCTACCCGCCCGACCTGATCGCGAAGGCCGCGGAGTTGGGCATCACCGCCATCAACATTCCCGAGGACTTCGAGGGCATCGCGGCGCACCGCTCGAGCGTGACCAACGTGCTGGCGGCCGAGGCGCTCGCCTATGGCGACATGGGGCTCGCGTTGCCGATCCTTGCCCCCGGCGGTGTGGCCTCCGCGCTGACCCACTGGGGCAGCGCCGACCAGCAGGCCACCTACCTGCCCGAGTTCGCGGGCGACAACGTCCCGCAGGCCTGCGTGGCGATCGCCGAACCGCAACCGCTGTTCGACCCCACCCGGCTGAAGACCACCGCGGTGCGCACGCCGAGCGGATACCGGCTCGACGGCGTGAAGTCATTGATCCCCGCCGCGGCCGACGCCGAGCTGTTCATCGTGGGCGCGCAGCTCAACGGCAAGCCGGCGCTGTTCATCGTCGAGTCGTCCACGAAAGGCCTTGCGGTCAAGGCGGATCCGAGCATGGGGATTCGCGCGGCGGCCCTGGGCCGGGTCGAGCTCTCCGGCGTGTCGGTCCCGCTGAACGCCCGCCTGGGCGAGGACGAAGCCACCGACACCGACTATTCCGAGGCGATCGCGCTGTCCCGGCTGGGCTGGGCGGCGCTGGCGGTCGGCACCTCGCACGCGGTGCTCGACTACGTCATCCCGTACGTGAAGGAACGCCAAGCGTTCGGCGAGCCGATCGCCCATCGTCAGGCCGTGGCGTTCATGTGCGCCAATATCGCGATCGAATTGGACGGGCTGCGGCTGATCACCTGGCGCGGCGCGGCCCGCGCCGAACAGGGCCTCCCGTTCACCCGGGAGGCGGCGCTGGCCAAGCGGCTCGGCGCCGACAAGGGCATGCAGATCGGCCTGGACGGCGTGCAGCTGCTGGGGGGCCACGGCTACACCAAGGAACACCCGGTCGAACGCTGGTACCGCGACCTGCGGGCCATCGGCGTGGCCGAGGGCGTCGTGGTCATCTAA
- a CDS encoding acyl-CoA dehydrogenase family protein: MAINLELPRKMQAVIDKAHQGAAEMMRPIARKYDLKEHAYPVELDTLSNLFSGAAESNALGLTGAEAFRGGDGKEENRNGANMAAVLQALEASWGDAAMLLSMPYQGLGNAAISGVATDEQLTRLGRVWAAMAITEPGFGSDSAAVSTTATLDGDEYVINGEKIFVTAGSRATHIVVWATLDKSLGRPAIKSFIVPREHPGVTVERLEDKLGIKGSDTAVIRFDNARIPKDNLLGNPEIESGKGFSGVMETFDNTRPVVAAMAIGIARATLEELRKILTEAGVEISYDKPSHAQSAAAAEFLRMEADWEAAYQLTLRAAWQADNKIPNSKEASMAKAKAGRVGSDITLKAVELTGTTGYSEQTLLEKWARDSKIMDIFEGTQQIQQLVVARRLLGLSSSELK; this comes from the coding sequence ATGGCAATCAATCTGGAACTGCCCCGCAAGATGCAGGCGGTGATCGACAAGGCACACCAGGGCGCCGCCGAGATGATGCGGCCGATCGCCCGCAAATACGACCTCAAGGAACACGCCTACCCCGTCGAGCTGGACACGTTGTCCAACCTGTTCTCGGGGGCCGCCGAGTCCAATGCCCTGGGGCTCACCGGGGCCGAGGCGTTCCGCGGCGGCGACGGCAAGGAAGAAAACCGCAACGGCGCCAACATGGCCGCGGTGCTGCAGGCCTTGGAGGCCAGTTGGGGCGACGCGGCGATGCTGCTGTCGATGCCCTATCAGGGCCTGGGCAACGCGGCGATCTCCGGGGTGGCCACCGACGAACAGCTGACGCGGTTGGGCAGGGTGTGGGCGGCGATGGCCATCACCGAGCCGGGTTTCGGATCCGACTCGGCGGCGGTGTCCACCACCGCCACGCTGGACGGCGACGAGTACGTGATCAACGGCGAAAAGATCTTCGTCACGGCGGGTTCGCGCGCCACCCACATCGTGGTGTGGGCGACGCTGGACAAGTCGCTGGGACGCCCGGCGATCAAGTCGTTCATCGTGCCGCGCGAGCACCCCGGTGTCACCGTCGAGCGGCTGGAGGACAAGCTCGGGATCAAGGGCTCCGACACCGCCGTCATCCGGTTCGACAACGCGCGGATACCCAAGGACAACCTGCTGGGCAACCCCGAAATCGAGTCGGGCAAGGGGTTCTCCGGCGTGATGGAGACCTTCGACAACACCCGGCCCGTCGTGGCCGCCATGGCCATCGGCATCGCCCGGGCCACGCTGGAAGAACTGCGCAAGATCCTGACCGAGGCCGGAGTCGAGATCTCCTACGACAAGCCGTCACACGCCCAAAGCGCCGCCGCGGCCGAATTCCTGCGGATGGAGGCCGACTGGGAGGCCGCCTACCAGCTCACCCTGCGCGCGGCATGGCAGGCGGACAACAAGATCCCCAACTCCAAGGAAGCGTCCATGGCCAAGGCCAAGGCCGGCCGGGTGGGCAGCGACATCACCCTCAAGGCCGTCGAATTGACCGGCACCACAGGCTATTCCGAGCAAACCCTGTTGGAGAAGTGGGCACGCGACTCGAAGATCATGGACATCTTCGAGGGCACCCAACAGATCCAACAGCTCGTCGTCGCCCGCCGCCTGCTGGGCCTATCCTCGTCCGAACTCAAGTAA
- a CDS encoding GNAT family N-acetyltransferase, whose translation MPAHVRRASAADAAACVDVYRPYVLDTAVTFETDVPTAEEMAGRIEGALATHEWLVLEFDGDIGGYAYAHQFNPRAAYQWSVETSVYVARDHQRHGGGRMLYAELLQRLTQRGFRRAFAGIAQPNDGSNALHRAFGFRPVGRYRRVGWKHGAWHDVEWWQLDLVGPDDEDPPLLEFGRG comes from the coding sequence ATGCCAGCGCACGTCCGTCGCGCCAGCGCCGCCGATGCCGCGGCGTGCGTCGACGTCTACCGCCCGTACGTGCTGGACACCGCGGTCACGTTCGAGACGGATGTCCCGACGGCCGAGGAGATGGCGGGGCGTATCGAGGGCGCCCTCGCGACGCACGAATGGCTGGTGCTCGAATTCGACGGCGACATCGGTGGTTACGCCTATGCCCACCAATTCAATCCGCGTGCGGCGTACCAATGGTCGGTGGAGACGAGCGTCTACGTCGCCCGCGATCACCAGCGCCACGGCGGTGGCCGGATGCTCTATGCCGAATTGTTGCAAAGGCTGACCCAACGCGGCTTCCGGCGGGCATTCGCCGGTATCGCCCAACCCAATGACGGCAGCAACGCGCTGCACCGGGCGTTCGGCTTCCGCCCGGTGGGCCGCTACCGGCGCGTCGGCTGGAAACACGGGGCGTGGCACGACGTCGAGTGGTGGCAGCTCGACCTTGTCGGGCCCGACGACGAAGACCCGCCGTTACTTGAGTTCGGACGAGGATAG
- a CDS encoding acrylyl-CoA reductase family protein, with protein sequence MDTFRALVARQDGDRVTASVETLSPSDLPPGDVTIRVLYSSVNFKDALALTPGGGVVRHYPIVPGIDLTGEVVESQSPDFAVGDTVLAHGYQIGTGHHGGYAEYARLPAGQVVPLGALSPREGAAIGTAGFTAAMSVRALIDWGVEPGAGSVVVTGASGGVGSVSVDLLAAAGYRVVASTGKETAAELLKGLGAAEVIGRLPADPDAKPRPLATARWAAAADCVGGATLADVLSAVDYGGAVACSGLTGGAALHTTVMPFILRGVALLGMDSVQLPIGPRRNLWALLGDSLRPRHLDSLTSEVDVREVVDVLDQVRAGAHRGRAVVRVAGGF encoded by the coding sequence ATGGACACGTTTCGAGCGCTGGTAGCCCGTCAGGATGGTGACCGGGTCACCGCGTCGGTCGAGACTCTCAGCCCGTCAGACCTGCCGCCGGGCGACGTGACGATCCGGGTGCTGTATTCGAGCGTCAACTTCAAGGACGCGCTGGCGTTGACACCGGGCGGCGGCGTGGTGCGCCACTACCCGATCGTGCCGGGCATCGACCTGACCGGCGAGGTGGTCGAGTCGCAATCCCCCGACTTCGCCGTCGGCGACACGGTGCTGGCGCACGGGTACCAGATCGGCACCGGCCACCACGGTGGCTACGCCGAATACGCTCGGCTGCCGGCCGGCCAGGTGGTGCCGCTCGGCGCGCTGAGCCCGCGCGAGGGCGCCGCGATCGGGACCGCCGGCTTCACCGCCGCGATGAGCGTGCGAGCGCTGATCGACTGGGGTGTCGAGCCCGGCGCCGGGTCGGTCGTCGTCACCGGCGCCTCCGGCGGTGTCGGCTCCGTCAGCGTCGACCTGCTGGCGGCCGCCGGCTATCGGGTGGTGGCCTCGACCGGCAAGGAAACGGCGGCCGAACTGCTGAAAGGGCTTGGCGCCGCGGAGGTTATCGGCCGGCTGCCCGCCGACCCCGACGCCAAACCGCGGCCACTGGCCACGGCGCGATGGGCGGCGGCGGCGGATTGTGTGGGCGGCGCGACACTGGCCGACGTGCTCAGCGCCGTCGACTACGGCGGGGCGGTGGCCTGTAGCGGCCTGACCGGCGGTGCGGCGCTGCACACCACGGTGATGCCGTTCATCCTGCGCGGCGTCGCGCTGCTGGGGATGGACTCGGTGCAACTGCCGATCGGCCCACGCCGCAACCTGTGGGCACTGCTGGGCGATTCGTTGCGGCCGCGTCACCTGGACTCGCTCACCAGCGAGGTCGACGTCAGGGAGGTCGTCGACGTGCTCGATCAGGTGCGCGCCGGGGCGCACCGCGGGCGGGCGGTGGTGCGGGTCGCCGGCGGATTCTGA
- a CDS encoding NADPH:quinone oxidoreductase family protein, whose translation MRAIRVTRLDGPDGIEVADVDEPTGDGVVVEVHAAGAAFPDALLTRGLYQYRPDPPFVLGAEVAGVVRSAPDGSPVRSGDRVVGLTMLTGGMAEVAVLSPDRVFKLPDNVSFEAGAGLLFNDLTVYFALTVRGRLQQGETVLVHGAAGGIGTSALRLAPVLGASRTIAVVSTDEKGHIATAAGATDVVLTEGFKDAVKELTDGRGVDIVVDPVGGDRFTDSLRSLAPGGRLLVVGFTGGEIPTVKVNRLLLNNIDVVGVGWGAWAGTHPGALAEQWAAVERLLSSGRLPPPEPVVYPLDEAAAAVASLENRTAKGKVVLRVRD comes from the coding sequence ATGCGCGCGATACGGGTGACTCGGCTCGATGGGCCCGACGGGATCGAGGTGGCCGACGTCGACGAACCCACCGGCGACGGCGTGGTGGTCGAGGTGCACGCCGCCGGCGCGGCATTCCCCGACGCCCTGCTGACCCGCGGCCTCTATCAGTACCGGCCGGATCCCCCGTTCGTCCTCGGAGCCGAGGTCGCCGGGGTGGTTCGATCGGCGCCGGACGGCTCCCCCGTGCGTTCCGGCGACAGGGTCGTCGGGCTGACCATGCTCACCGGCGGCATGGCCGAGGTCGCGGTGCTCTCCCCCGACAGGGTGTTCAAGCTGCCGGACAACGTGAGCTTCGAGGCGGGCGCCGGGCTGCTGTTCAACGACCTGACCGTGTACTTCGCGCTGACGGTGCGCGGCCGCCTGCAGCAGGGCGAGACGGTGCTGGTGCACGGCGCGGCCGGCGGGATCGGGACGTCGGCGCTGCGGCTGGCGCCGGTGCTCGGGGCGTCGCGCACCATCGCGGTGGTCAGCACCGACGAGAAGGGCCACATCGCCACCGCGGCGGGCGCGACCGATGTGGTGCTGACCGAGGGCTTCAAGGACGCGGTCAAGGAGTTGACCGACGGCCGCGGCGTGGACATCGTCGTCGACCCGGTGGGCGGCGACCGGTTCACCGACTCGCTGCGCTCGCTTGCGCCGGGCGGGCGGCTGCTGGTGGTCGGCTTCACCGGCGGAGAGATTCCCACCGTGAAGGTAAACAGGCTGCTGCTCAACAACATCGACGTTGTCGGTGTCGGCTGGGGTGCCTGGGCCGGGACACATCCCGGCGCGCTGGCCGAGCAGTGGGCCGCGGTGGAGCGGCTGCTCAGCTCGGGCCGGCTGCCTCCCCCGGAGCCGGTGGTCTATCCGCTGGACGAGGCCGCCGCGGCGGTCGCGTCCCTGGAGAATCGCACCGCCAAGGGAAAAGTCGTGCTGCGCGTCCGCGATTGA
- a CDS encoding CaiB/BaiF CoA transferase family protein — translation MESVIELGDNSGPLDGIRVLELGTLIAGPFAGRLLGDLGADVIKVEPPGAPDPLRTWGQAELDGHHVFWTVHARNKRAVTLDLRKPRGRELFCELVEKSDIVVENFRPGTLEKWNLGYEVLSARNPGIILVRVSGYGQTGPDAHKAGYASVAEAASGLRHLNGFPDGPPPRLALSIGDSLAGMFGAQGALAALYRRSVTGRGQVVDVALTESCLAVQESTIPDYDVGGVVRGPSGTRLEGIAPSNIYRSADGSWVVIAANQDTVFARLCKAMGRPELATDDRFATHGARGRNQDELDAIIGAWAAQRQPGDIIETLSGAGVIAGPINTVAEVVDDPQLRARGMLVEHFDERLGRNVLGPGIVPVLSESPGRVRNAGPARPGQHNDEVYLGLLGKTAEELDELRAEGVL, via the coding sequence ATGGAATCCGTCATCGAGCTCGGCGACAATAGCGGCCCCCTGGACGGCATCCGGGTACTCGAGCTCGGCACCCTGATCGCCGGGCCGTTCGCCGGCCGGCTGCTCGGCGACCTGGGCGCCGACGTCATCAAGGTGGAACCCCCCGGCGCCCCAGATCCGTTGCGAACGTGGGGCCAGGCCGAACTCGACGGCCACCACGTCTTCTGGACCGTCCACGCGCGCAACAAGAGGGCCGTCACGCTCGACCTGCGGAAGCCACGCGGCCGGGAGCTGTTCTGCGAACTCGTCGAGAAATCCGACATCGTGGTGGAGAACTTCCGCCCGGGCACCCTGGAGAAATGGAACCTGGGCTACGAGGTGCTCAGTGCGCGCAACCCGGGCATCATCCTGGTCCGCGTCTCCGGCTACGGGCAGACCGGACCCGACGCGCACAAGGCCGGCTACGCCTCGGTGGCCGAGGCGGCCAGCGGGCTGCGGCACCTCAACGGTTTCCCGGACGGGCCGCCGCCCCGGCTGGCGCTCTCGATCGGCGACAGCCTGGCCGGCATGTTCGGCGCCCAGGGCGCGCTGGCCGCGCTGTACCGCCGGAGCGTCACCGGCCGCGGCCAGGTGGTCGACGTCGCGCTGACCGAATCCTGTTTGGCCGTACAGGAATCCACGATTCCCGACTACGACGTCGGCGGGGTGGTGCGCGGGCCGTCCGGCACCCGGCTGGAGGGCATCGCGCCGTCCAACATCTACCGCAGCGCCGACGGCTCCTGGGTGGTGATCGCCGCCAACCAGGACACCGTGTTCGCCCGGCTGTGCAAGGCCATGGGGCGTCCGGAGCTGGCCACCGACGACCGGTTCGCCACGCACGGCGCCCGCGGCCGCAACCAGGACGAACTCGACGCGATCATCGGCGCGTGGGCCGCGCAGCGGCAACCCGGCGACATCATCGAAACCCTCAGTGGCGCGGGCGTTATCGCGGGTCCGATCAACACCGTCGCGGAAGTGGTCGACGACCCCCAGCTGCGGGCCCGCGGCATGCTGGTCGAGCACTTCGATGAACGCCTCGGGCGCAACGTCTTAGGGCCGGGAATCGTACCGGTACTCTCCGAATCCCCGGGCCGCGTCCGCAACGCCGGCCCCGCGCGCCCGGGACAGCACAACGACGAGGTCTACCTCGGGTTGCTGGGCAAGACCGCCGAGGAGCTCGACGAGTTGCGCGCCGAGGGGGTGCTATGA
- a CDS encoding hydroxymethylglutaryl-CoA lyase has protein sequence MTRHVDIREVSLRDGLQIEAPIPLAAKLELLAAVAATGVREVEATAFVSPSKVPSMADAAELAARLHDYPDIEFSALVASPNGARRAVAAGLRSIEYVVSASDAFSEANVGRTSAEATDQIDQIVAIAHDGGVTVEVIVATAWDCPFEGPTPSRRVLDIAAAARDRGVDRFCVADTIGTTTPGRVSSLIAQLRPVIGDLPLGGHFHNTRGAGLASAYAAVGSGVSRLDASVGGLGGCPFAPGATGNIATEDLVYLLRDSGIHVDVDLRAAIAAAEVAKSVVGHDLPGALLHAGDRIRA, from the coding sequence ATGACCCGGCACGTGGACATCCGCGAGGTGTCGCTGCGCGATGGCCTGCAGATCGAGGCGCCAATCCCGTTGGCCGCCAAGCTGGAACTGCTGGCGGCGGTAGCCGCCACCGGGGTGCGCGAGGTGGAGGCCACCGCCTTCGTGTCCCCGTCGAAGGTGCCGTCGATGGCCGACGCCGCCGAACTCGCCGCGCGGCTGCACGACTACCCGGACATCGAGTTCTCCGCCCTGGTGGCCAGCCCCAATGGCGCCAGGCGGGCCGTCGCCGCGGGTCTGCGGTCGATCGAGTACGTGGTGTCGGCCAGCGACGCGTTCAGTGAGGCCAACGTCGGGCGGACCAGCGCCGAGGCCACCGACCAGATCGACCAGATCGTCGCCATCGCGCACGACGGCGGCGTCACCGTCGAGGTCATCGTCGCCACCGCGTGGGATTGCCCGTTCGAGGGCCCCACCCCGTCCCGGCGGGTGCTCGACATCGCCGCGGCCGCCCGCGACCGCGGCGTCGACCGGTTCTGCGTCGCCGACACCATCGGTACCACCACCCCGGGACGGGTGAGTTCGCTGATCGCACAACTGCGTCCGGTGATCGGCGACCTGCCGCTGGGCGGGCATTTCCACAACACCCGCGGCGCCGGGCTGGCCAGCGCCTACGCGGCGGTCGGCTCCGGGGTCAGCCGGTTGGACGCCTCGGTCGGCGGCCTGGGCGGCTGCCCGTTCGCGCCGGGGGCCACCGGCAACATCGCCACCGAAGACCTGGTGTACCTGTTGCGGGACAGCGGTATCCATGTCGACGTCGACCTGCGGGCCGCCATCGCCGCCGCGGAAGTCGCCAAATCGGTCGTCGGCCATGATCTGCCGGGCGCCCTGCTGCACGCCGGCGACCGAATCAGGGCGTGA
- a CDS encoding acyl-CoA dehydrogenase family protein, with translation MDFTLPEHLPGLLAEMDRFIEAEIKPLEREHIQYFDQRREHARTDWANDGIPSREWEDLLAEMRRRADRAGWLRYGLPASLGGRDGTNLDMAVIREHLAHKGLGLHNDLQNESSIVGNFPQVIMMERFGTDEQRRAWSEALITGERSLAFGLTEPRHGSDATWLETRAEPDGDGWVINGAKRFNTGVHRATHDLIFARTSGEPGAAVGITAFLVPTDAPGFTVPYYWWTFNMPTDHGEVELADVRVPTGAVLGEVDRGLEVAQTFLHENRIRQAASSLGAAQYCIDRAAEYAGQRTVFGKPLSVNQAVQWPLAELQTEAQMVRLLVQYAAWHLDRDHHMEVSDKVSMANYRANRLVCDAADRAMQVFGGLGYSRHEPFEHIYRHHRRYRITEGAEEIQIRRVAQRLFRFGT, from the coding sequence GTGGATTTCACTCTGCCAGAACATCTTCCGGGTCTGCTCGCCGAAATGGATCGGTTCATCGAGGCCGAGATCAAACCGCTGGAGCGCGAACACATCCAGTACTTCGACCAGCGCCGAGAGCATGCCCGCACCGATTGGGCCAACGACGGTATCCCGTCGCGAGAGTGGGAGGACCTGCTCGCCGAGATGCGCAGGCGGGCCGACAGGGCGGGCTGGCTGCGCTACGGCTTACCGGCGTCGCTCGGCGGCCGCGACGGCACCAACCTCGACATGGCCGTGATCCGGGAGCACCTGGCGCACAAGGGCCTTGGGCTGCACAACGACCTGCAGAACGAGTCGTCGATCGTCGGCAATTTTCCGCAGGTGATCATGATGGAACGCTTCGGCACCGACGAGCAACGCCGCGCCTGGTCGGAGGCGCTGATCACCGGCGAGCGCTCCCTGGCGTTCGGCCTCACCGAGCCGCGGCACGGCTCCGACGCGACCTGGCTGGAAACGCGCGCCGAACCCGACGGTGACGGCTGGGTGATCAACGGCGCCAAGCGGTTCAACACCGGCGTGCACCGCGCGACCCACGACCTGATTTTCGCCCGCACCTCCGGCGAGCCGGGGGCGGCCGTCGGCATCACCGCCTTCCTGGTCCCCACCGACGCGCCCGGGTTCACCGTCCCCTACTACTGGTGGACGTTCAACATGCCCACCGACCATGGCGAAGTCGAGCTGGCCGACGTGCGGGTGCCCACCGGCGCGGTGCTCGGCGAGGTGGACCGCGGCCTGGAGGTCGCGCAGACCTTCCTGCACGAGAACCGGATCCGCCAGGCGGCCAGCAGCCTGGGCGCGGCGCAATACTGCATCGACCGGGCCGCCGAATACGCCGGCCAGCGGACGGTGTTCGGCAAGCCGCTGTCGGTCAACCAGGCCGTGCAGTGGCCGCTGGCCGAGCTGCAGACCGAAGCCCAGATGGTGCGGCTGCTGGTGCAGTACGCGGCCTGGCATTTGGACCGTGACCACCACATGGAGGTCTCCGACAAGGTGTCGATGGCCAATTACCGCGCCAATCGACTGGTCTGCGACGCCGCCGACCGCGCCATGCAGGTCTTCGGTGGCCTCGGCTACAGCCGGCACGAGCCGTTCGAGCACATCTACCGCCACCACCGCCGCTACCGGATCACCGAGGGCGCCGAGGAGATCCAGATTCGCCGAGTGGCGCAGCGGCTGTTCAGGTTCGGCACGTGA